Within the Desulfonatronum sp. SC1 genome, the region ATGCGCTCCCAGCAGAGCCAGGCGCGAGAAACGATCCACGCGGCGCAAGGAGCGCTTGGGAACGAACTCGTCAAGGGCCGCGAGATCGGCCCGTAGCGCCGGGACGCTTTCCATCCCCTGATTCCCCTGAAACTCAAGCCCGCCAAGCATCGGCATCCGCTCCCCGTCCAGGGTCAGTCGCATATCCCCCAACCCGACCCCGAATCCTCCGACAACCCCGATGCCCGCAACGGCGAGAGGGAGGCTCGGGGAATCAAAACATTCCACGTGTAATGTCGTTTCGCGCATCATAGCCGCGAAGTTTAGGCAATGACGGGATTGTGGGCAAGAGATTGCGATTCGGGTTTTTGGCATGTTTCGGCATGGCAGGATTGACGCCGGTCGTCAGGTTGTGGCACTCGAAGCGGGGTGAGGACATCGTGGCATCGATGTCGATACGTACCTTCAACAACGCTCCACCCCGTCTCGAAAAGGCTTTCATCTCACCCCCAAAACGAACAGGAGGACCATCCCATGACCATGCAGGACCGTGTTTCCGCCAAACGAGTCATTTCAGGCCGTTTGCTCGCTACGATGCTCTTACTATGCTTCGCCCTTGTTTTGCTCTCCTCCTGTCGCTCCACCGGCTCCTCGGGGCAGACGTCGAGCAGCGTCACTTCGGAAACCCGGTATAACAAGTACAATATTCACGCTCAACAGAGCAGACAGGACATTAAAGCCAGCTATGCCGGCTATGTCGACTCCGGCGACGGACATTTTTTTATCCCCGCGGGGTCGAAATTGATATTTCCCGGCAAGGGGCAGCGATGGAGAAACGGTTTCTGGTTCACCGTGGCCGACACCGGACAAAAGGTTTTTTTTGAATTTCACCGAGGCCGGATGGGCATGGGCGAACACGAGTACATCGAACTGATCACGTCCAGTTCACCCGTCTCTCTGGATCGCTTTTCGGAACAGGACAGGAAAGGGATCAAAGCCGGCAAAGTGTACACCGGCATGAGCAAGGACGGTGTTCTCACTGCCCTCGGGTATCCGGCCAAACACAGAACTCCCTCTCTGGAAAGCAATAACTGGATCTATTGGCGCAACCGCTTCATGACCATGGGCGTGGTTTTTGACGGCAACGGCCGGGTCGTCTCCATCACGGATTAGCCGATATCCGCTCGTTTCCTTATTTATCATGGACACCACCCCCATCGCCCTGATCACCGGCGCAAGCAAGGGCATCGGCGCGGCCACGGCCCTGATCCTGGCCCGGGACGGATTCGACATCTGGCTGAATTACCGTGGAGATCACCAGGCGGCGGCGACGGTCAGCGAGGCCGTCGTCGCCCTGGGCCGGGACTGTCGGCTGTTGCCCTTTGACGTGGCCGATTCAAACGCGACCACCGTTGCCCTGGAACCGCTTCTGGAAGAGGCCACGCCCTTTGCAGTGATCAATAACGCCGGATTTGCCGCGGACACCCTGATGCTGACCATGGATTTCGAGCGGGAGTGGAAACGGGTCCTGAGCGTGCACCTGGACGGCTTTTTTCTGGTCACCAAGCTGGTTCTGGCCAAAATGTTGCGCAAGCGCCGGGGCCGGGTGGTGAACATCGTCTCCACGTCCGGGCAGGCCGGAATGGCCGGTCAAGTCAACTATTCCGCGGCCAAGGCCGGACTCATCGGCGCGACCAAGGCCTTGGCCCAGGAAATGGGCAAGCGCGATATCCTGGTCAATGCCGTGGCCCCGGGCTTCATCCAGACCGACATGACCAATGACCTGCCCTGGGACGCCATCCTGCCGAAAATTCCCCTGGGCCGAGTCGGTCGGCCCGAGGAAGTCGCCGAAGTCGTCTCTTTCCTCTGTTCCGCCAAGGCCACGTACATCACCGGCCAGACCATCGCGGTCAACGGCGGGATATACATGTAATCCCGCCCGAACATTCTTCCGGATCAACATGCATCAAGCAGCCATCACCGGCGTGGGGATCGTCTCTTCCTTGGGTAATGACTCGGACTCCGTGGTTCGGGCTCTGTACGAGGGCAGGTCCGGAATCGGCGTTGACCAGGAACGGATCAAGCTGGGCTTCAGAAGCGCCTTGACCGGCCTGATTCGCGGTTTCGACCCCACCAGACACCTCAGCCGCAAACAGCGCAAGACCATGCCCGAGTTCGCGGTCCAGGCCCATGCCGCGACCATGGAAGCCCTGGCCTTGGCCGGATTGGACCCGGATGATCTGCGCAACGACCGCACCGGACTGGTGTTCGGATGCGACTCCAGTTGCCTGGCCGGCGTGGAACAGGTGGACATGCTCCGCGAACGCCTGGACACGCGGTCCATCGGCAGCGGGCATATCTTTCGCTCCATGACCTCCACCATCACCATGAACCTGAACACCCTGCTGGGCACGCGGGGAGCCTGCTGGACCATCAGTTCGGCCTGCTCCAGCGGCGGGCACGCCGTGGGCCAGGCCGCGGACCTGATCGCCTCGGGCCGTCAGGACCGCGTGCTCTGCGGTGGAGCCCAGGAAATCAACTGGCAATCGGTATGCAGCTTCGACGGTTTGGGGGCCTTCTCCACCCGCATGGACCGGCCTCGGACCGCCAGCCGCCCATTTGACGCGGACCGGGATGGACTGGTGCCCGGCGGCGGCGCGGCGACCCTCCTGCTGGAACGGCTGGATCTGGCCCGCAAACGCGGTGCCCGGGTGCTCGGTCTGGTCCGCGGATACGGCTTTTCCTCGGACGGGGAGCATATCTCCGTGCCCAGCGGCGACGGCCTGGAACGGGCCATGCGCATGGCCCTGGGCGAGGCGGACTGGAACCCGCCGACAATCGACTATATCTGCGCCCACGCCACGTCCACGCCCGCCGGGGATTCCGTGGAGGCCGAAAGCATCGCCCGGCTCTTTGGAACACCCACCCCGCCCGTCTCCTCGCTGAAATCCATGACCGGCCACGAACTCTGGATGTCCGGCGCGGCCCAGGTCGTCTACTGCGTGCTCATGGCCCGGGAAGGCTTCATCGCCCCGAACATCAACTTCGAACGCCCGGACCCCGCCTCGGCCAAACTGGACATCGTCACCGCAACACGCTCCGCCCGGCTGCGCAACGTACTCTGCAACTCCGCCGGCTTCGGCGGGACCAATGCCTGTCTGGCCCTGGGTTTTCCGGAATGAAGTTCGACCACGTCGTCATCGGCTCGGGTATTTCCGGACTGGCCTGCGCCGTCATCCTGGCTCAGAGAGGCCGCCGGGTGGCCGTGGTGGAGAAGGCCGGGCAAGCTGCTCCGCTGCTGAGAGGGTTCAACCGTCGCGGCATTCACTTCGACACCGGGTTTCACTACACTGGCGCGTATGGGCCGGGCGAGGCTTTGGACGTCTATTTTCGCTGTCTGGGGATCGAGGACAGGCTGACCAAGGTTCCCTACAACGCCGACTGCTTCGACGCGGCGCGCTTTCCCGGGGACGGTTTTTCCTTCGACTTCCCCCAGGGTTATGATCAGCTCCGTCAACGACTGCATGAAGACTTTCCCCTGGAAAAGGAAGGCATCGACGCCTACCTGCGGATAGTGGCCGAGGAATTCGGTCGCTCCCCGCACCTGAACCTGGACCTGCCCATTGACGCCATCGGTGCGTTCAACCCCCTGCACGAGCAAAGCGTCGCGACCTGTCTGAGCGGACTGTTCGGGGACGAACGGCTACGGGCCCTGCTGTCCCTGCACTTTCTGCTTTATGGCGTGGAGCCGGGCCAGGCCTCCATGGCCCTGCACGCCCAGGTCTGCGGCTCTCTGTATCAGTCCGTGCATGGGATCAAGGGAGGCGGCAAAAGCCTGGCCGCGGCCTTGACCCGTCGCCTGGAGGAACTGGGCGTGGTCCTGCTGACCGGACGCAACGTAAAACGGATTGAGACTGCTTCCGACCACTGTCGCGGCGTGGTCCTGGAGGACGGCGAGGTCGTCCGGTCGGATACCTGCATCGCCGCCGTCCACCCGTGCTCCCTGCTGTCCATGGTCGATGAAGCTGCCTTTCGCCCCGCTACCAGACGTCGCTTCCAGGCTTACGAGGAAACTTCGTCGGGCTTCATGTTTTCCGCCGCGGTGGATGAGTTTCCCAAAATACTGGATCGCAAAAACCTGTTTCTCTGCCCGGACATGGATCTGGACGGATATTGTCGGCCCGACCGGCCCATCGAGAAGCGGCCTTTTTTCCTGGCCGCCGCCGGAGCTGAAAACGGTTCCTCGGCCAGAGGCTTGATCCTGCTCTGCCCGGCGTCCATGGAAGAAATGCGGCCCTGGATGCATTCCGGTCCACGGGACCGTCCGGAATCCTACCGGTCAATGAAGCGGGATTTGATGGATCGAGTCCAGGCCCATGTCTCACGGTCGATCCCGGAAATCGGCTCCATGACCATGCTGGACTGCGCCACGCCTTTGACGTTCAGGGACTGGGTCAACGCTCCCTCGGGCAGTCTCTACGGGATCAAGCAAAAGCACGGCCAAATTTCTCCGTCGCCCCTGACCAAGATCAAGGGCCTGTACCTGGTCGGCCAGGCCCTGACCGGCCCCGGGGTTCTGGGCGCGACGATTTCCGCCTTTCTGACCTGTGGATTCATCCTGGGGCCGGAAACGCTGCGCAAGGAGGTCCGGCAATGTCGTTGAACCGGGTGGTAATCACGGGGCTGGGAGCGGTCTCGCCCTACGGCGTGGGCGTGGAGACGCTGTACGCGGCCATGACCCGAGGCCAAAGCGCGATAACCGAGCATCCGGACCTCAAGACGATCAAGGGCTTGCGCTGTCACATCGCCGGGCTCGTGCCGGAGTTGGATGCCAGGGAGATCCCCAGAAAACACCGCCGCACCATGTCCCGGATGTCCGTCTTCGCCGTGCTGGCCGCCATGGAGGCCCTGGAATCGGCCCGAGTGGACGAATCAACGCGCCGGTCCGAGCAGACCGGGGTGATCATCGGGACCACCGTGGGCAGCCCTCAGACCTTGCAGGATTTCTTCGCGGACTATTTGCGGGAATTTTCCATCGAGCAGGTCAAGTCGTCCCTGTTCTTCAAAATCATGGGCCACACCTGCGCGGCCAACGTGGCCCAGGCCCTGGGCATCGAAGGCCGGGTCATGGCTCCCTCCGCCGCCTGCGCCACCGGAGCGCAGGCCATCGGCCTGGGCTACGAGGCCATAGTCTTGGGCCGACAAAGGATCATGCTCTGCGGCGGAGCCGAGGAGCTGCATCCGTTGACCGTGGGCATTTTCGATATTATCAACGCGGCCTCCACCGGGTACAATTCCGATCCGGGCAGCTCGCCCCGACCATTCGACGCCCGACGCGACGGCACGGTCTGTTCCGAGGGCGGCGGAGTTCTCGTTCTGGAATCCCTGGATTCCGCGCTGGAGCGGGGTGTCCCGATCCTGGCCGAAATCATCGGGTTCGCCTCCAACTCCGACACCACGAATATCTCCACCCCGGACCCCGGTCGGATCGAGCAATGCATGCGCCTGGCCCTGGCCGACGCCGGGTTGGAACCCGGCCAGGTCGACTACGTCAACGCCCACGCCACGGCCACGGAACTGGGCGACCCGGCGGAATGCCTGGCCATTGCCCGACTCTTCGGCGACGCCGTGCCCGTCAGCGGCTTCAAAGGCCACCTGGGACACACCCTTGCCGCCAGCGGGGCCCTGGAACTGATCGTCATGGTGCGCATGCTCCGGGACGGTCTGTGCCTGCCGACCTTGAACCTGGACCACCCCGCCCCGGAATGCGCCATGGTTCGCCATGTCCGGGAACCGGAACCCCGCGTAATGAACATCGCCGTAAAGAACAACTTCGCCCTGGGCGGAGTCAACGCCTCATTGATCGTAAGGAAATTTTCTCAAGATGCAGCAACACATTATTGATACCGTGAACACCGCCCTGGCCGAGGAATTCGAACTGGACGCGGAGGCCATGCGGCCCGAGGCGCACCTGTTCAACGACCTGGGGCTGGACAGCCTGGATGCCGTGGACATGGTCATTGTCCTGGAAAAAGCCTTCGGCTGTAAACTCCGGGACGAACAGGCCATCCGGGAAATCCGCACCCTGGGCAACCTTTACACCTTCATCGAGACCAAGCGGAAGGAGCTGGAATGACCGAAGCAGCCGCGCCGCCCAAGGCTTCCAGGCGTCCCGGCCTGCGGGCTTTGGTAATGAGCGCGGTGGTCTACCCCCTGCTGTTCCTGCAAACCCTGATCTTCATTCTCCTGGCCCCGGTGGTTTTACCCTTGGCGACCGTCCTGACCGGTCGCTCCCTGGGCCGGATCGTGCGGTACTTTATCTGGATCTACGGCAAGGTCTGAATGATTCTGATCGCACCTTTCACGCGCTTTGAAAAAATCGGCTTGACCCTGGACCGTTTTCCCCAGCCCTGCATCATCGTCCTGAACCATCTCTCTTTTTTTGATGTCTTCTGCATGGGTGCTCTCCCTCACAGCAACGTCGGATTCACCGTCCGCTCCTGGCCGTTCCGAATGATCTGGTATGCACCGTTCATGCGAATGGCCGAATACGTGGATATGGAGACATTGGGCCATGACGAGGCCTTGCACCGTTGCGGCGAACTGCTCGACCGCGAAACCACCTTGGTTTTCTTTCCTGAAGGACACCGAGGCCGGAACGGCAAGCTCGGCAGGTTCTACTCCGGGGCGTTCAAACTGGCCGTGGAAACCAACGTACCCATCGTACCGCTCTGCATTTCCGGCACGAACCGCCTCCTCCCGCCGGGCGCCCTGCTCATGGCCCCGACCACGATCCGTCTCCAGGCCCTGCCGGCAGTTGATCCGTCCGGTTATACCGGCGAATCCGGACACGTGGCCCTGCGCAAGACGGTCAAGGCGGCCATGGCCGAGGCGCTTGTATCCCGGTTATGAGTATTTGGGGCGTTGAGTCCAGATCGTGGTGACGGCTCGGTTTGTTGCTATCGCCGCGTGGCCTGCTCCAAAGCAGGGACCGGGCCGGGATGGATATTCCAGTCCGCCGCCTTGCCCAGCTCGTTTTTAGGCAGTTCGGGACCGAAGATGATGGAGGCGGGCTGTTCGACGTGGGACAGGAGGCGGGCCAAATGGACGCGCAAGGCGTCGCGGATGCCCGGGTCGGCCTCTCGGCTCGCCTGAAGCACCACGAAGGCCTTCAGGCGGTGGCCTTCTTCCGGGCGCATCAGCCGCACGGCGCAGTCGGCCACGGCTTCATGGGTCAGCAACGCATCGCGGACCCGGGCTGGATAGACGTTGATCCCGGCGACCTGGACGGCGTGGTCCAGACGTTTTTTGACGAAAAAATGGGTGTGGTCCACCCAGTCCAGCATGTCCTGAACCAGGAACGGAGCGGACGAACCACCCTGCTCGAGGTCGCGGACCAGCCGGTCCTCGCCGACCCGTTTCCAGGTGGGCAGCAAGGTCAAAGGGTCGTTCAGTCCGGTCCGGTAGCCGATGGCCCCGTTTTCCGATGAGCCGTAAATTTCGAGCATTGTTTCCAGGCCCAGGCTCTTCAGGGATCGGATGATCTCCGGCGGACAGGGTCCCGTGGACGTGACCCCGAGAACTCCCGGTGGGAATAATTCCCCGGTCTCCACGCAGAGCCGCCAGACATGCGGAAAACCGAGGATCGCGTCGCCCGGACGCAGTTCGTTGATCAGGGCGGAAAGATTGACGAATCGCCGATCCTCGCACGGCACGTTCAGCAGCTTGGGAATCAGAACCGCGTGAATGAACCCGTAAATATGGTGCGGCGGGGCCAGGGCCAGAAAGCGGTTGACGCCGGGGAACAAGTCGGCCAGATGCACGGCGTCCTGTTCCAGGAAAAAGAAGTCGCGAACAACGGTTTTCGGTTCGCCGGTGCTGCCGGAAGTGGAAAAGGCGATGCGGTCCGGTCGCGGACCGACTTGTTCCAAGAGATATCCGGCCCATTGTCCCAGGCTGGGCAATTCGGCCAAAACCGCGGCCTTTTCCGCCGAAAGGCCGAAATACCCGGCCACCTGTTCGGAGACCTGGGCCAGTTCATCCGGCGTTGTCTTCAGCGGCTCCCGGATGAAATCGCTCTCCGCCGCAAGAAGCAGTTCTTCGCCGAACACGTCGGAGATGTTGCGAACCGCCTTGAGCTTGGCAAACGCGACAGCTCGAACCAGGATGAAATAATCGTAACTATCAAGCGCAATCCGCCGCATGCTGAGCCTCGCAGTGGATGCGCGTAAAAATTTTTGTCATGAAAAATAACCTTTCCTGCAAATTTTCCCCGGAAGACATCGAAGACGCCAAGCAAACGGGACGCTTATTGTCCATGGAACTGGAATTGTCCAGGGCGTGCAATCTGCGGTGCATTTACTGCTATGCGGATTCCGGGACGGCCCTGGACGCGGAGTTGTCCCTGTCGGAGATTCTGGACGCCGTGGACCAGGCCGTGGAACTGGGGGCCAGGCGGATCATCGTCCTGGGCGGCGGGGAGCCGTTGGTTTATCCGGACATCCTGGCCATCCTGCGACATATTCACCGGCGCGGAGCGGCCATTGATCTGTTCACCAACGGCACGCGGATCACCGCCGAGCTGGCCGAGGAGTTCATGGCCCTGGGAGTCAGTCCGGTGATCAAGATGAACAGCATGCGCGAGGAAGTGCAGGACGTGCTGGCGGACAAGCCCGGGACCTTCGCGAAAATCCGCCGGGGGCTGCGCCATCTGCGCGACGCGGGATACCCCGGACCGGACCTGCCGCTGGGCGTGCAAACCGTTATCTGCCGCCAAAATCTCCCGGAATTGCCGGACATGTGGGCCTGGATTCGCGACCAGGGCATGGTCCCGTACTTCGAGACCATCACCCTCCAGGGCCGGGCCCGCGAACACCCGGAACTGCTCGTCGGCCCCGAGGAAATCCGGACCCTGTTTCAAACCCTGGCCGACCTGGACAAAACCCGCTTCGGCATGGAATGGGACCCACGCCCCCCGGTGGCCGGCCTGACCTGCAACCGCCATTTCTACACCTGCACGATAACCGTCCACGGCGACGTCGTCCCCTGCCCGGGCGTGGACATCACCGTGGGCAACATCCGCACGGCCAGGCTCGCTGAGATCCTCCACCAAAGCCCGGTGATCCGCGACCTGCGCAACATCCGCGAAACCATCAAAGGAGCCTGCAAATCCTGCGAGTACCACCATTCCTGCTACGGCTGCCGAGGCATGGCCTACCAGCATACCGGCGACTACCTGGCCGCCGACCCTCTTTGCTGGAGAAACCCGGAACGGATCAGCTCATAAACAAGCCATGTGCATGATCAATTCCGATGGTGTCAGCACGGGAATCGCGGCATTCTTGAAATCCGGGACGTTCCTGGTCACGATGTACTGTGCGCCGGCATGACGGGCGGATGCATGGACGACCGCGTCCTCGAAGTCGGCGAAACCAGAGGCAAGAGCGTTCTCCAGCACCACGCGATTCACGGGCGCGACGACGAACAAGGCGAGCAAAGAGCGAACATGGCCCATGGCTGCTTGGGCACCGAGCACCTTGGCCGCGAGGTAATGAATCGTAGTCACCGTCGTGGCGCAAATATAGCCCGTGATTTCGGAGCGTTCCACCTTTGCCAGGAGCAGGGCGGCATCATCGGCAAAGGGTTCTCTGTCCAGCAGGACGTCCAGAACCACGTTGGTATCGAAGAGAACGTTCACAGGTACTTCTCTTCCAGATGTTTCCGGTACTCGCTTTCCTCCACCGGACTTCCTTTCAGAGCCCCTTTGAGGCTTTTCACGACCGGCGGCAGCGGAAACTCCCGGCCCTGCTTTTCATTTCGGATCATTTCAAACAGGTCCGCCACAATTCGTGAAACGGATTTACCCGTCCGAGCTGCGTGTTGCTTGGCCGAATCGATCAGCTCGTCATCCAGGCGCAAGGTCAGTTTCGTATTCATGCTCCCTCCTCTTTCGACGTACACTTTTCCCCAAAGAGTACGTCGCGCTTGAGAGCATGTCAAATCCGGATATATTCCCGGCCAATCTCAAAGGAACGCATCCATGATCCAACTCCCCCACTCCGCCGCCGACCTGATGCCCCACAAGCCTCCCATGCGCCTGATCGACACGGTCCTGTCCGTGGAGCCGGACGGCTCGGGCACGGCGGAGACCGTTGTCCGGACGGACAATATTTTTCTGGACCGGGACGGCGCGTTGCTCCCCGAGGCCGTGGTGGAACTTATGGCCCAGGCCTTTGCCGCGGTCAGCGGCTCCATTGATCTCCAGGCCGGGCGTCCGGGACGGACGGGGTATCTGGTGGGGGTGAAAAAAGTCTCGTTTCCCACTCCGGAAGCCAACCAGCCGAGCGTTTCAGTCGGCGACCGGCTGACCGTCGGAGTCCGGCCCACCGGAGAGTTCGCCGGATTCGTGATCATCGACGCGGAGGTACGTCGTCACGATGACCTTTTGGCCCAGGGAGAACTGAAAATCTGGATCGCTTCGGACGGCGATGAGCAAGGAGGCCCGGCATGACGGTTCACCGCCTGGCCTTGCCCTGTTTTCTCCTCCTCTTGCTGTCTCTCGGACTTGCCCCAACCGCCGTGGCTGACGAATTCAAGGAATTGACGCCGGCCCTACGGGAACGTCTGGCTGTCATTCACCAAGGCACCCGATCGGTCCAAGGGGATTTTGAGCAGGAAAAGCGCCTGAGCATGTTCGACCGAGCCTTTGTTTCCAAGGGCGTCTTCGCCGTGGAGCAACCCGGCAAAATTCACTGGGCCTATCAGGAGCCCTCCGCTTTTGGATTCGCCTCGGACGGGGAACAGGTCCGGCGCTGGAACGAGCACTCCGGGATGTCCGCCCCCTCCCCTCTGGCCCGGGACCCGATCCTCTCGGTGATCGTGGACCAGATGCTGGCCTGGTCAACCATGGATACCGAGAAACTGGAAGCCTCCTTCACCCTTGCCGTACTGGAGACGGCCCCGCTTACCCTGGAACTCCTGCCCAAAGCCCGACAACTCGCGGCGGTCCTCCAGCGCGTCCAGGTCTCTTTTGATCGGGACGAAACCCACCTTCAGGGCATCGTGCTCTTCGAACCCGACGGCGACACCACCCGCATCCGCTTCTTCAACGTCCGCGTCAATGAGGACGTTTCCCCGGGACTGTTCTAGAATCATGGCGCGAACTCCAGCCACGGTGCGCCTTTTCACCGTTTTATTGTCCCATAAAGCCACCTTGCTCCTGCTTCTCGCGGGCTGCCTGTTCGTGGGGCTTTTTTTTCTGTGCCAAGCCACTTTGGCGGAGGACATCGAGGCCATGCTGCCCGACGACGGCTCCGGTCTGGCCGAGGACGTCCGCCTGCTGGGCCATGCGCCGTTTCTGTCCAAGGTGCTCGTGGTTCTGGAACCGGCCCCGGGACGATCCGGACTTGTCGATCTGGAAAAGCTGGAGCGGGCGGCTCAAGATATCAGGACCGCCGCCGGTCCACCCTGGTTCGTCGGTCCAGACCACGCAAGAGAACAGTTGGACGTTCTGGAGAAGGCTGATCAGTTTCTTTCCCTGCTCCCGGCGCTTTCCACGCCATCCGACCTGAAACGCATCGAAGCGTTGATCCAACCGGAATCCGTGCGTCGCGCCCTGGAGGAAGCCCGCGAGACGCTCCTGGGGTTGCAGGGTCTCGGCATGAAGGGGCTGATCAGCTCGGACCCGCTGGGATTGCGGAATCTGATTTGGGAAAAGCTTTCTTCCCTGGACATTCTCGGCGACGGCTTCGCCATGTCGAATCCGGATGAAGGCATTTTCCTGAACCCAAAGCAACCCGGCGCCTTGATTGTCCTGGACACCCCGGTGGCCATGACCGACGCCCGAGGCTCCCGAGACATGCTGGCGGCCCTGGATGCAATTCTGTCCGCTACGCTCGCCAATGCATCTTCGGACGCATCTTCGGACGCATCTTCGGACGCGTCTGCGGGTGATCTTTCGGAGGATCTTTCGGATGATCTTTCGAGCCCGATTCGGGCCTTCGTGATCAGCGGCCACGCCTATACCGCGGCCAACGCCCAGGCCATCCAGCGGGATCTGGCCGTGGTGCTGCCCGTCTCGGCCCTGGGCATTCTGGCCCTGTTCGTTCTGTTTCTGCGCTCCTGGCGGGCCGTCTTCGCCTACGCCGCGCCCCTTGTCGCCATGCTGGCCGGAGTGGCGGCCGTGGCCGCCACCGGCAATCCTCTCTCCGGCATCACGCTGGGCTTCGGGGCCGTGCTCATGGGCCTGGCCGTGGATTACGGGCTGCATGTCTGGTACGGGCTGCGCCGCGGGGCAGATACGGCCCAAACCCTGGCCCTGCTGGCCAAGCCGATCCTGTTCTGCTGGCTGACCACCGCCGGGGTGTTCAGCCTGCTCTTGTTCTCCAGCCTGCCGGGACAGCGCCAGTTGGCCCTGTTCACGGTTTCCGGCCTGAGCGCGGCCATGCTTTTGTCCCTGACGGTCCTGCCGGTTTTGCTGCTGCGCCGAGACAAGCGGCATCAGTCCACGCCAGAGCGACCATTGGCGCATTTGGCCTCATGGCCGACTCGCCGCGGCCCGGCGATCTCGGCGTTCGTCGCCCTGCTGGCGGCCGCCGTGCTCTGCTGGCCCTCGATTCATTTCGACGGACGCCTTCAGGCCATGAGCATGGTCCCCGAGGAACTGGCTCAGGCCGAACGGGTCGTCACGGAGTCCTGGGGCGGAGTGCGCAACCTGGCCATGCTTGTGGCCCAGGGCGATACCCTGGAGAATGCGTTGCAAGCGGCCCATGCCCAGCATGCCTTTCTGGAAAAAGCGGCCCCGGGCACGCCCGTCGTCAGCCTGGCTCCGTTGTTGCCGCCGGGCTCGGTGCAGGATGATTCCATCCAACGCTGGACGGATTTCTGGGCGCAACGAAAAACCGAGCTGCAAGAGATCATGGCCAAGGAAGGCGCCGAACTGGGGTTCGCCCCCCAGGCTTTTGCTCCGTTTTTCGATTTTCTTCAGACCGAGCCGCGCCGGGTGAACGGCGACCTCCTCCTCGGCCTGGGTATGGGAGAATTGATCGACATGCTCGTTGT harbors:
- a CDS encoding PIN domain-containing protein, whose protein sequence is MNVLFDTNVVLDVLLDREPFADDAALLLAKVERSEITGYICATTVTTIHYLAAKVLGAQAAMGHVRSLLALFVVAPVNRVVLENALASGFADFEDAVVHASARHAGAQYIVTRNVPDFKNAAIPVLTPSELIMHMACL
- a CDS encoding DUF6364 family protein, which produces MNTKLTLRLDDELIDSAKQHAARTGKSVSRIVADLFEMIRNEKQGREFPLPPVVKSLKGALKGSPVEESEYRKHLEEKYL
- a CDS encoding 3-hydroxyacyl-ACP dehydratase, whose translation is MIQLPHSAADLMPHKPPMRLIDTVLSVEPDGSGTAETVVRTDNIFLDRDGALLPEAVVELMAQAFAAVSGSIDLQAGRPGRTGYLVGVKKVSFPTPEANQPSVSVGDRLTVGVRPTGEFAGFVIIDAEVRRHDDLLAQGELKIWIASDGDEQGGPA
- a CDS encoding outer membrane lipoprotein carrier protein LolA, which translates into the protein MTVHRLALPCFLLLLLSLGLAPTAVADEFKELTPALRERLAVIHQGTRSVQGDFEQEKRLSMFDRAFVSKGVFAVEQPGKIHWAYQEPSAFGFASDGEQVRRWNEHSGMSAPSPLARDPILSVIVDQMLAWSTMDTEKLEASFTLAVLETAPLTLELLPKARQLAAVLQRVQVSFDRDETHLQGIVLFEPDGDTTRIRFFNVRVNEDVSPGLF
- a CDS encoding MMPL family transporter codes for the protein MARTPATVRLFTVLLSHKATLLLLLAGCLFVGLFFLCQATLAEDIEAMLPDDGSGLAEDVRLLGHAPFLSKVLVVLEPAPGRSGLVDLEKLERAAQDIRTAAGPPWFVGPDHAREQLDVLEKADQFLSLLPALSTPSDLKRIEALIQPESVRRALEEARETLLGLQGLGMKGLISSDPLGLRNLIWEKLSSLDILGDGFAMSNPDEGIFLNPKQPGALIVLDTPVAMTDARGSRDMLAALDAILSATLANASSDASSDASSDASAGDLSEDLSDDLSSPIRAFVISGHAYTAANAQAIQRDLAVVLPVSALGILALFVLFLRSWRAVFAYAAPLVAMLAGVAAVAATGNPLSGITLGFGAVLMGLAVDYGLHVWYGLRRGADTAQTLALLAKPILFCWLTTAGVFSLLLFSSLPGQRQLALFTVSGLSAAMLLSLTVLPVLLLRRDKRHQSTPERPLAHLASWPTRRGPAISAFVALLAAAVLCWPSIHFDGRLQAMSMVPEELAQAERVVTESWGGVRNLAMLVAQGDTLENALQAAHAQHAFLEKAAPGTPVVSLAPLLPPGSVQDDSIQRWTDFWAQRKTELQEIMAKEGAELGFAPQAFAPFFDFLQTEPRRVNGDLLLGLGMGELIDMLVVRDHGRATILTLIPDEPELHALLPSETRLVSQTLLGQHIAAALYRDMSRFLLAAGIFVVLTTAILFRNPRQMLQALTPSLAGLSALIVVVTLLDIPFNLYSVAATFLVLGLGVDYGIFMAMRHDRQSNSLGTDLGTGLDTDLDTERAVLVSGLTTLLGFGALVLAGHPALHSIGLTVLIGIAAAIPAALFVVPSLEPPPSTNMKNTTPDHKLRMKHDEL